The DNA segment AAGAGCAGGCAGGGGGTGCCCTACACTCTGCTCAGCCCTAGACAGGACCCAGGCTGCCCTACGCAGAGCCCAGCAGGAGCTGCAGCGCCCCAGCCCCTGCAAACCAGGGGGCCTTGCCTGAAGCAGCGCCTCGTCACCCCTGCCCGATGGGACCTCCCCTGCGTTCTCTCATGCAGAACAGGGTTCCAGGCCTCTCCTTGGGGCTGTTGGTTCCCCCAACCTTGGGGTGGACCCAAGAGGAAGCTGCCGAGCTTGGGCAAGCCTGGCGCCCGGAAGGGACAAGGTGCCGGGGCCGCCTGTTGCCCGGCTCagtgtcctcttttgagaaggtACAGGTGTGGAAGGCTCTGCCTGCCCTCTCCGCTGGCCCCTCAATGTGGCCTGGGCCTGACGCTCTGTTCCTGTCTACAGAGAGCGTACTGCGGTCAGTGCAGCGAGAGGATATGGGGCCTCGCGAGGCAAGGCTACAGGTGCATCAACTGCAAACTGCTGGTCCATAAGCGCTGCCACGGCCTCGTCCCGCTGACCTGCAGGAAGCATATGGTGAGTTGCAGGGCTGGGTGGGCCCTAGGGAGCATGGGCGGGGCCGGGGCGTGGCTGCCAGCCCATTGTCCAAGCAGACCTTGGTGACCCTGGGTTCTTCAAGAGGGGCCGTGGTGCTGTCCTACCTCTGGGCTGCAGCGTGAGACTCAGGCGGCAGTCTCGGGTAGGACCCGTCTTCCTGAGCCCCCACGAGCCCCTGGCACGCTCTGCTCATTGCGGCATGAGGCTCAGGTGACAGTCTCAGGTAGGACCTGGCATGCTCTGCTCAGTGGGGCGGGCGTAAGTTTCATTCATACTCCAGTCCTGAACCAGCTCTTCGGGACTGTGGAGGTGAAAGCCAGGTCTGACCTCAGTAGCATTGGGCATGCTGAGGCTCCGGACATCTGGAGCCTTTCTCAGGACTCCCTGGGAAGCCATGCCCAGCCTGTGATGAGGGCGGCACCTTCCCTCTGCCGTCCCTGAGTGCTTGGACTTGAAGCATCCTCCCACACTTGGGAGGTGTTGTGGGTACCTCCCACAACAAGGCCTTTTGGGGCCTTGTTGACTTTTCCTTATTGAAGGCTGCCTCTGGCATTTCCGCATGGCCCCCTGCATCTCACTGAACCACGGGGGCGAGGCCTGGACTGAACATTCAGCTCCCTGGGCCCCACTGCAGTGTGTGGTGGGTGTGTCTGGGGAGGGTGGCTCGTCTGCATCTTGCCGTGGCATGGGAGGAAAGGTGCCTGTAGGGGTGACGTGCCCTCTCCTCTATTACAGGATAAAGACAGAGTCTGGATCAGGGTGTCACCCCAGGATCACCAGGCACAGGGATGGGGGGCCACGCAGGCTGGTGCATGCATTGGCATAGTCCTTCCAGAGGTCCTTCAGCTGCATCTGCCAAAAAGCCTGTAATGCCCTTTGACCCCATGGGTCCACTTTAGCGTAAGCAAATGAGACCGGCCCCAGAAATGTGGTCAGctagaggcagagagggaggccaGAGGCTGCCACCCAACTGACCGCCAGTACGGGTGACTCCATTATGATGCACCTGCAGGCGGAACCCAGAGGCCCTTAGAATGGCCCCCTGATGTTTGGTTACTGCCAGGATGCAGCTTTGGGACAGGAGAGATGACCAAGCATTGTGCAAAAGATCCCATTGTAGACAGCACTTGGCCTACAGTACTGAGTGGCCACCTTTGTCTGCAGAATCATAGGTAGTGTTTATGTTCTTTATTTGGTAGAATAGCATAATTAGatttttatatactatattac comes from the Theropithecus gelada isolate Dixy unplaced genomic scaffold, Tgel_1.0 HiC_scaffold_16236, whole genome shotgun sequence genome and includes:
- the LOC112617420 gene encoding protein kinase C zeta type-like, which gives rise to MKSRQGVPYTLLSPRQDPGCPTQSPAGAAAPQPLQTRGPCLKQRLVTPARWDLPCVLSCRTGFQASPWGCWFPQPWGGPKRKLPSLGKPGARKGQGAGAACCPAQCPLLRRYRCGRLCLPSPLAPQCGLGLTLCSCLQRAYCGQCSERIWGLARQGYRCINCKLLVHKRCHGLVPLTCRKHMDSVMPSQEPPVDDKSEDADLPSEETDGIAYISSSRKHDSIKDDSEDLKPVIDGMDGIKISQGLGLQDFDLIRVIGRGSYAKVLLVRLKKNDQIYAMKVVKKELVHDDERPQKRIPTLFAGHPGQLAVNAMMRAMGRDPNADVPAGPQWVVIPTPTSLQGHSGWVLLVRATGAWVVA